Proteins encoded by one window of Anomalospiza imberbis isolate Cuckoo-Finch-1a 21T00152 chromosome 20, ASM3175350v1, whole genome shotgun sequence:
- the LOC137485546 gene encoding fibrinogen-like protein 1-like protein, which yields MQWMPGLQGQQTGMLCVGPPMFSHAPDWPKDCSELPASSPSGIYIIQPTGQQTIVVYCEMNREDGGWTVIQRNHRDTPVSWDESWSTYKHGFGNVHTEFWLGTEYIHQITRQKVYQVRFVIWDASNNMKFADYNLFSLDDESQGYQLRLGAHSGTAEDAMASKGTTTMHDNMKFSAKDRDQDTSSGNCAASSGGGWWYSACYSVRLNFKGAMTWGNLCPGNCRASAILIKPTSYC from the coding sequence ATGCAGTGGATGCCAGGGTTGCAGGGACAGCAGACTGGGATGTTGTGCGTTGGTCCTCCAATGTTCTCTCATGCCCCAGATTGGCCCAAGGACTGCAGTGAGCTCCCTGCTAGCAGCCCCAGTGGCATCTACATCATCCAGCCCACAGGACAGCAAACCATTGTGGTCTACTGTGAGATGAACAGGGAGGATGGAGGCTGGACTGTCATCCAGAGGAACCACAGAGATACACCAGTCAGCTGGGATGAGTCCTGGAGTACCTACAAGCACGGCTTTGGGAACGTGCACACCGAGTTCTGGCTGGGCACTGAGTACATCCACCAGATCACCAGGCAGAAGGTCTACCAGGTCAGGTTTGTCATCTGGGATGCTTCAAATAACATGAAGTTTGCAGACTACAACCTGTTCAGCCTGGATGATGAGTCCCAGGGCTACCAGCTGAGGCTGGGAGCACACTCGGGGACAGCGGAGGATGCCATGGCCTCCAAGGGCACGACCACCATGCACGACAACATGAAGTTCTCTGCTAAAGATCGGGATCAGGACACTTCTAGTGGGAACTGTGCCGCCAGCTCTGGGGGTGGGTGGTGGTACTCGGCGTGTTACTCTGTGCGTCTGAACTTCAAAGGGGCCATGACATGGGGCAACCTGTGCCCGGGGAACTGCAGAGCCTCAGCCATCCTCATCAAACCCACCAGCTACTGCTAG